The Cheilinus undulatus linkage group 21, ASM1832078v1, whole genome shotgun sequence region atttttatttacattttgcaaagtgccccaacatttttggaactggAGCTGTACATAAAAATGGCATCTGTTTACCCTCGAAGAAGTATGACGTCTCCGAGCACCTCAAACATCTGGTACGGCCCGGAAGCTTCTCCAACCCGCTTCAGGATCCACGACTGCAGCTGTGAGGTCGACAGCCGGGTGGaaggccactttttaccatgATAACGCCACTCAAGAACCCGGTGAACGGCTCGCACTGTGGTGAAGAGATCGGATCGTTAACTCCCCTTTATTTGGAGGTAATAAACCTAGACTTAAAATATATTCAAGTAGCAGAACCACAGAAAAAATCATGCTTTTGGTCTCTTATTTGGTCTCTATATTTTCTCTACTTATACGTATAAACTTGGATGATTTTCCCTAACTTATGACAGCCTTTACTCTCATTTTCCTCCTgccttgtttatgtttttgtaattataattaaaacaaatgcaTAAATGGTGTGACAAGTCTGCTTCATTTCTGCCTTTGTGATCGACTTTAGATTTCAAAAAGCGCTCTGTAAGATTCACCTGTGTAGCGAAACCCATGGACAAAACCTCCAGCAGACGCTCGATAGTCTCTGGAGTGAGCAGCAGTTCCCAGCACGAACAAACCTGGAGTGCTCTTCCCTTCATACCAAGCTGTCACACCAGGTAACCTCCCTTTGGCGTTTTCACTGTTGGGTGGGCAGGCAGAGCTGTggagacatttaaaaatgtaatctttaAAGGATAACCATGAGAGGATGAGACTGATAGGTTGTAAATGTGTTTCTGTACCTGTCAAAGATGCTGAAGTTGAATCTGAATCCGAGGCATCGAATCACACGGTCGTACGGCTTCCTCATGGAGAAGTTGTCATGGTGAAACCCTGGAAGTTCTTCTCCTGTCACTCCAGAGTTGTTCTTCTCCTCTTggttctgtaaatatttatttagagTCAAATACAGCTGTCCTTTCTTCTCTTTCCCCGACCTCCTCCTGCTCTGCTCCTTCCTCTGAGCGATGACGATTTTCTCCAGACGAGCCTCGACCAAACCGTCCAGAGACTTGAGCTGGTAGGTGTCTAACAGCTCGTTATTCACAGCCCTGAGgagaaaagaagacattttCAATTAACAATGCTTAAAAATCCAACACAGAGCAGCTGGTAAAGTTATCACAAAGTTAAAACGATGACTCCTCTCTAGGTGTTGGTGATAACGCTGgataaaactgaagtttaaGGAGACAAATGGAAAATTTGGAGCAGCTTGACTGATTTGACAATCAATACTAAACACGGGTACCAAGGTAGAGAATACTGAATAAGCGAGGGTAAAAGCTCAAACAGACTCTTAAAGATGGGCAAAGATTTTGGCTAAATCAAAACCAGAGGTTGAGTtagatttttctatattttcagGTTTGAAGTGGTTCCTTTCCCACATCATTCCCCACTCCCTCCCTGACTTCCTACTCCgtccactgtcctgtcctctcaATAAAGACAGACAgccaaaaaataactttaaaaacattccctgTTGAATCAGCTGAGCTGCATTTAGacttttaaagaggcaaaaacttcAGGGACACACAGAGGAAGAATAACCGGAAGAACAAATGCACACTTCAAAAAGACTCAAGGACCCTGAGAGCTATTTTTATACCGAACATTGTGATCCCATTGTTTGTGCACTCTACTAACACTCATGAACTTCTGCATGCAAATCAACCACAAACAAGCCGCctacaccataggcactaatgcaaccccataccatcagtgatacaggctttagaactgagccaggagaacaagctggatggtccctctcaaAGAGGGCGcggcatccatggtttccaaaaataatttcacattttgcatctctgaccacagaacagttttccattcagCCTCAGtgcatgttaaatgagctttggtccggAGAAGACAGCGGTCTGTtgggatcctgttcacatatggcttcttctttgcatgatcctgctttaaaatgtcatttgtggatggcacggccaactatgaatgatttctggaagtgttcctgagcccatgcagtgatctCCAGTACAGAATATTGACCTTCCACCCctctcacagagatttctccagattctctatATCTTGTGATGATATTTTGAACCGTAGatggtgaaatatttaaagcagtgttactcaacgcgtggctcttaAGTCACATGGGGCTTTTTCATAATGATTTGtgactcttttatgtcttaatctgaaatattattccccagaaaaccttaaaaaggaaacgttgacctcagaaatgatctaTCAAGCCATATTCATCAGTCTATTTCCCACACCTATTCAGtaggctttaactgtcaaacttTAATGTCAACTattattttctgtctgtatatTTTGGATTGCCCTTATTAgcaatttttcctctttttgccacttttaatccaattttgctgcttttagccaatttttgccacttatttgtTCTACTTTTCAACTActattatcccatttttgctgctttttaaccacttgagtcacttttcactcattttttgctatttttttctgctttttgtccattattgccacctgtaactcatttttttggtcacttttcacctatttttgccactttctaccctttattgccacttttcctctCAATTTTCACcccttgtcacccattttttccacctttaacttatttttattgccactttaaccctttttgccacttttcaccacctagattgtggcttttgcaagggtatttttatacaatttggctctttgctcttacactgatttaaagactttacaattttacattgaggaacaatTTTCTGAAAtagttccacaatttttagaaaCAATTTTTGCAGTTTCTGACAGACTCtgtaaaatgctctttttatacccagtaATGTTGCCAACCTGTTGCAAATTAAccaaattagttgcaaaatattcctccagctgttttttttttttatttttaccacttacttttccagctttttgttaccccatcccaacttttttgagatgtgttgctgccatcaaattcaaaatgagcttatattttcataaaatggtaaaatctgatatattgttttattctattgtgaataatatgggtttatgaaatttgaaaatcattgcattctgcatttttttatacGTTTTAGGCAGCGTCCGGACTTTTTTAGAATAAGGCTTGTAGTTTTCCTAGTAAGTACGATGAAATGTAAATGGTCTGAATGAGCATTTAAACACCTGGAAGTGTCTGATAAATACTTCATACAGAAACTCTTATATCagtgaaaaacagctgtaaagtcTCAATTATTCCAAGTGTCAGTAGTCCAGATATAGATTTAACCACCTGAGGAAACATCAGCTCTTCACTCTACCTGAGATCTCCGACATAATGTGTTTGCCAGGCCAGTCTAACAGGACTCGAACTGAGCATGTGCACCCGACTTGCACTTCCTAAGATGCTCTGAGCCGTCTCAAAAGCAGAGTTCCCTTTCCCCAGGATCAGCACAGCCTGGTTCCTGTAGTCCTCTGGGTTAGTCGAGATGGACTCGTAGCCTTCCACCAGCTCAGAGCCGACAAACTCCACCTTCTGAGGAACCCACAAACCCGTGGCTACCAGGAGAACGCTAACGGAGAGAAGACAGAATTACAACAATCCTAAAATATGTGGCATCTCTGGTTCAGTGTGATGTAGAATACCTGCATGTGTAGTCTGTCCCATACTGATCTGTGAGGATGTACTTCCTGCTGGTCGCTGACTGAACCGCCCTGATTCGTCCCACATCGACTCCGTACTGAACCTTCAGGCCGAGCTCCTTCTCAAACATGGACAGGTAGATCGGAAATGAATCTGCAGGAGGATAAAACTCACTGCTGACTCTCTTGAACAAGAGGTCGGGTTTATCGCTCAGCAGTGAGTTCCAGTCGTGGCGCAGGTTAAACTCTCGGTTCTGCCGTCCCGTGTGGATCTTGTTGATGCTGATGAGCTTTCTGTGCCTGGGAtacctaaaaaacaaaaaaacaaaaaacaaaaaaaaagtagtgaagTGTGAAACTACATTAAAGACTGCCACATGCGTATCTATTAGATGTGTCTGAAAAAGTTTCATACTTGTGAAAGAAGCTGCCTGGTCCTGAGTTCCTCTCCAGGATGATGTAGTCCCTTTTAGCCTTGTGGAGGAAGTAACCCATCTGCAGTCCTGCAGGCCCGGCTCCAAGCACACAGTACTGGTAGAGTCTGGTGCCATTATGGTGGTGGTGGTTACCAGGAGAGCTCTGGACACAGCCAATCAGGATGAAGAGGATGTAATAAGGAAGGCTGGACTCCATAGCCTGAAGAACACAAGGAGAAATGGTTAAAgtttattataacaataattTAGTCCAGACACGATCATCTGATTAGGACAAGAGGTAATCAGTAAGAACTAATATACAATATAACAGATCTGATCTGATCCTATTAATATGCcgtttatttcataatttcaactttttaactcataattttgaccttttactcCATGATTTCCATATCTTAGAATTATGACATACTATCTTgcaattttgacctttaatctATAAATCTGAATCTTTAATCTCGTGATTTCAACATTTCAACTcaaaatttttacattttctctcaAAAGTCTGACCTTTCgtcccatttttgactttttataatTATGCATTACTATTCCTCATACCGTCTGGCTTTTAAATTTAACAATTCATACTTCAAATCCCACAATCTTGATTTCTAATcccataatttttacttttattttataactgtgactttttttcttgaaagttGATATTTCATCTGATAATTATAACTTTCAATAtaatgattttgacattaatcccataattttaacttttgcttcataactttgacattttatctcataattatgactttaaatttcacaattttgacttttacttcaTTTTACCTTTTGCTTCACTACTTTGACTATTAATCTCATAACtatgatttttaatctcataaggttgacttaaaatttcatcattttgacttttaatctcataataatgacttttaatctcataactttgactttaaatttaataattaattttaatctcataactctgacttttaatttcatgattttgacattcaatctcataataatgacttttaaacctcatgattttgacttttgatcttgtaataatgacttttaatctcataactTTACCTTTTAATCTAATAATTAATTTcaatctcataactttgacttctAATCTCTTGATTTTGAACCCCAGCTCACAATTACGACTATAGTTTTGACTCTTTAAATccttttattatgattttttacaccaaatccaaaatttgatctcattattttgacttttatttcataatttcaactttaccctcataaatctgactttgacctactttttggggtttttctgTAACTATTTGACTTTTTGATCTGATAGTAAtgtcaccattttttaaataattaccTCAGTTTCCCTCTCTTTCAATCtttaagtggtggaaaaggGCTATCATACATAAGAGAAAGGCTAATCCATAAAAACTGCAAGATACTGTAACTTCTGTAATAGTGGAGTCACTATTACAGAAGATTGAATTATAATATGATATATGGTATGAGTAGAACAGTTAGAATTGATTTATTATCACAGCAACAATAAAATGAGAATATAACACCTTTAAGTGGGTCATTTCTTGTTCCCGGTGATTAAATATTGCAGGTAAACCCCATTATTCTGTCTAAATTGCTCAAAAACAAtggttgccagtgtttttgtctGACAGTGATGGATTAGTTCCTCGGTAATACACCTTTCTTAAGACATAAACACAATTAATTTTGATGTTCGGTACTTTTCGTCATTCTCGGTGCCTAAAATAATACATACTGTGTGATTTTAAAACGTGATGTCTGAACATATTTGTCATAATCCGTTAAATCTAGCATCGGGGCCATGATGGGACTATCGTTCAGCATCTTGGAGCTTTTAACACTACAGCTATAAAAATAGGCAGCTGGTTGGCTAGATTGACATCTAATCTTTTAATTTAGTTATAAAACCGGGTTAAATGTGCTCGGAAACAGCACTAAACTCTAGCGGGAAACCCCCGGCTCTACATGAACTCCACAGCCGATGTTAGAGCGCTCTGCTGCGGATGTGACGGATGCCATCTCCCGCTGAACCAGATGTGAGCTCGAGCTAAAGGAGGCTAAGTTTAAACATGGAGACCAGCCTTACCTTCTAGTCCAGACGATCCCTCCTACCCGACATCTGTGAATTAGCATGTAGCAGAGCTGTCGAGTTAGCtacatgtttggtttttagCATTATAACCGTGTTTATCTCCGAGGATCTGTTCTCTGGAGGTCCACTAGCAGACCACCAACACCAACACCGACCCCCTCAGGCTGGAGAGACCAACGGAGGGCTGCTTGTGTAAGAGAGGGGGTGTGATTataagagagaggagaaaagaggacAGAAAGAAAAGGACACTAATCCCTTTATAGAGCGAGGATCACACTTCTTTGAAGTAACCAGCTTTGTTCATACTTTCAACCTAAGTGCTTAAGACTAGAGGGGCCTGATGAATGAAGGTATGAAAGACTTGAATAACTCTATTCAGATGTACGGAATCCCAAAGAGGaaaattattatcatttatttttcgTCCATTTTTTCATGATAAACATTAATTAAGATTATTTCTCTCTcagaataaatattaaaatcaagttaaactaattaccacactaaataatttaaaataaaaaatcaattcaCTTACAtcaactgttttattttttttatgccatgatttacttcaaaaagtgGAACTTCCATAAATTCTATATTCATCattataaagtgaaatatttgaaggcttgtatttgttttaatcttgatgattatagcttacagctcaaaaaatccaaaacccACTATCTCAAAGTATAAGAATATTGcagaaaagtccaatttgcaaaggattcctgagtttttttctgccattctggttcagtacacacaaatATAACCACAGGGAATACTGCTGGCATGATTAATGTCTAGAAGATAATATTAGACACCCTCCTCAAGCAGGGTAAGCCACTGAAGGTCACTGCAGGAGTTCTTGAATCTgatttgtttgacaatcctctgaaggctgagctcatccctgttgtttGTGCTCCTCTTCTTATCACagttttcccttccagtcaacgttccatgaatctgctttgaaaCAGCCTCTGAGATTCACCTGtcttttcagcagtgaccttctgtgacttaccctccttaaatatgctttgataccgactctgagaacagcctgctatttCAGCAGTGACCCTTTGTGGCTTACCCTATTTTGATATGCTCAAATAAAGCCTCTGAGAACCCCCTGGCCTTATCAGCAGCTactttctgtggcttacccttcttgaatatgctttgatacaaaCTCTAAGAAACCGTCCCCTTGCCATTGactttctgtggcttacccccccccccccccccaaatagACTGAAATaaagcctctgagaacagcctgcatTTCAGCAGTGTCCTTCTGTGACTTACCCTCCTTGAATATGCTTTGATGTCGACTCTGAGAACAACCTGCTATTTCAGCAGTGACCTGCTGTGGCTTACCCTCATttaatatgctttgatacaaaCTCTAAGAAACCGTCCCCTTTCCATTGactttctgtggcttaccctcctccaATAggctgaaataaagcttctgAGAACAGGCAGGCCTTTCCAACAGCtgccttctgtggcttaccctatttgaatatgctttgatacagacTCTAAGAACCACCTGCCAtttcagcagtgaccctctgtggcttacctTCCTTCAATGTGCTTTGATGTCGACTCTGACAACAGCCTGCACTTTCtccaatgaccttctgtggcttaccctcctcaaATAGGCTGAAATAtatcctctgagaacagccagGCCTTTCCAACAGCTGCCTTTTGTGTCTTACCCTTcttgaatatgctttgataccgACTCTGAAAACAGCCTGCACTCTCAGCagggaccttctgtggcttaccctccttgttgATGGTATccgtgattgtcttctggacatttgtcaagtcagcagtcttccccatgattgtggttttGTGTACTGACgcagagcgagagagagaaggTTCAGGAAACCTTCGCAAATTGGACTGTACTGCGATAAATTGAGagagtggatttttgtgagctgtaaactgTAATCATCAAGACTAAAACATAAAAGGGTTGagatatttcactttgtttaaGGGAAAtctatttatttcatattttatgtttaattcttgagcaaagctaaccagagtcatatttggccaataaagctgattctgttTCTGATTAGTCTGCATTGCTGAGTAATCTTTCACCATAACTTAAAAGTTTGTCACTTGGATTTCTGCCTCATCATGTTTTCAGATTCTACACCACAGGCAAAAAAACCTGCTTCATCATGTTTAGCCCTCAGTAAACTAACATGTGACTCAGTAGTCTCACTTCCCTTTTGACTCAGCTGCCTCGGTTTCAGGACATCATGTGTGTATAAAAGAGGCAGGACGGAGTCGTGAAGCCACAGAGGACAAATCAACTCAGAGAAGACGAGCAGCCAAGCAGCCGGCACAAAGAAAGACCAGCCTGCAGAGATGGAGAACATGAAGAGCGCCAGGAAGAACGATGAAGGAGAAGTTGGAAGGTAGGACAACAAGAAGAGGAAAATTAAATAGTGCTCTGCCACTTTAAATTTGTCAGAATGTCAGAAGTTTCCTGTTAAATATTGACCGTTTTCCTTCTTTACAGTGATTTATCAGAGCAGATTAAAGCAGCCACTAAAGACAACCACGTCCGAGCTGAAAACACCCAGCTGATGCTGAGCTACCAGAAAGGACAGATCACCCTGCCACAGTACAAGGTAAGCACCAGTACAACCAAACTTTCTCTCATCATCATGGTATTCGTAGGTACTTATCTGCCTCTCTCTGCCCATCAGGTGCTGCTCTGCTCCCTCTATGAGATCTACAGGGCGCTGGAAGAAGAGATGGACAGAAATTCATCCCACCCTGCTGTTGCGCCAATATACTTCCCTCAGGAACTTGCCCGTCTGGAGTCACTGGAGAGAGATCT contains the following coding sequences:
- the foxred2 gene encoding FAD-dependent oxidoreductase domain-containing protein 2, translating into MESSLPYYILFILIGCVQSSPGNHHHHNGTRLYQYCVLGAGPAGLQMGYFLHKAKRDYIILERNSGPGSFFHKYPRHRKLISINKIHTGRQNREFNLRHDWNSLLSDKPDLLFKRVSSEFYPPADSFPIYLSMFEKELGLKVQYGVDVGRIRAVQSATSRKYILTDQYGTDYTCSVLLVATGLWVPQKVEFVGSELVEGYESISTNPEDYRNQAVLILGKGNSAFETAQSILGSASRVHMLSSSPVRLAWQTHYVGDLRAVNNELLDTYQLKSLDGLVEARLEKIVIAQRKEQSRRRSGKEKKGQLYLTLNKYLQNQEEKNNSGVTGEELPGFHHDNFSMRKPYDRVIRCLGFRFNFSIFDSSACPPNSENAKGRLPGVTAWYEGKSTPGLFVLGTAAHSRDYRASAGGFVHGFRYTVRAVHRVLEWRYHGKKWPSTRLSTSQLQSWILKRVGEASGPYQMFEVLGDVILLRGSHCEYLEEFPLQALPQLTSLSGREASDHGLIVLLMQYGKKKIDFLGRNRAETDWTKAWKSNFLHPVLYYYDTLPTDEDMKFRPHGWPLPRPKAIHHMVEDFLTEWDGPVSHIQPLRRFLEHAVQTDLRAFYAESCFRFSLTHRKPPIFCQRGYLKQQGVVPNHQLWQDVHAAGLTPTEAEPDTPGADHTFPPYLTRAGASVSSGLKLDL